The Arctopsyche grandis isolate Sample6627 chromosome 7, ASM5162203v2, whole genome shotgun sequence genome includes a window with the following:
- the LOC143914919 gene encoding acylphosphatase-2-like, with the protein MWIVGSRVGLATTVCFSVCLWSPITRYFSAKMTSSLVGLDFEVFGRVQGVFFRKCTEEEADKLGVRGWCKNTPQGTVQGQIEGPETQVQSMKHWLEFTGSPMSKIDRVKFDNERQINEYTFNDFSVKRRPKNN; encoded by the exons ATGTGGATTGTCGGTAGTAGAGTTGGTTTGGCGACTACGGTTTGCTTTTCCGTTTGTCTGTGGTCGCCAATCACTCGCTATTTTTCAGCTAAAATGACTAGCAGTCTGGTTGGCTTGGATTTTGAGGTCTTCGGTAGGGTGCAGGGAGTTTTTTTTAGAAAG TGTACTGAAGAAGAAGCTGACAAATTAGGCGTGAGAGGTTGGTGCAAAAATACTCCCCAAGGAACTGTGCAAGGGCAAATCGAAGGGCCGGAAACTCAAGTTCAATCAAT GAAACATTGGTTGGAGTTTACTGGGAGTCCTATGAGTAAAATTGACCGTGTTAAATTTGACAATGAACGGCAAATAAATGAATACACTTTTAACGATTTCAGTGTTAAAAGAAGgcctaaaaataattaa
- the LOC143914443 gene encoding oligoribonuclease, mitochondrial isoform X2: protein MSGSLLNKDNIVWMDLEMTGLDINKDTIMEIGCAITDSELNVLAKGPNIIIHHDEKSLNSMDEWCVMHHGMSGLTEACKNSKINLNTAETEILAFIKNYAPEKKCPLAGNSVYMDRLFLRKYMPRVDNHLHYRIIDVSTVKEICRRWNVNVYKNMPSKNFAHRANADIEESIRELKHYKENMFKLNE, encoded by the exons ATGTCTGGTAGTCTGCTAAATAAGGATAACATTGTGTGGATGGACCTCGAAATGACTGGATTGGACATAAACAAAGATACAATAATGGAGATCGGATGTGCTATTACTGATTCGGAACTGAATGTATTAGCTAAAGGACCCAATATTATTATACACCATGATGAAAAGTCATTGAATTCAATGGATGAATGGTGTGTTATGCACCATGGAAtg AGTGGCTTAACCGAGGCatgtaaaaattctaaaattaacTTGAATACAGCCGAGACAGAAATTttagcatttataaaaaattatgctCCCGAAAAGAAATGCCCTTTAGCAGGAAATAGTGTATATATGGATCGtctatttttaagaaaatatatgCCTCGTGTAGATAATCACTTACATTATAGAATAATTGACGTATCCACTGTGAAAGAAATTTGTCGACGGTGGAATGTCAATGTGTACAAAAATATGCCATCAAAAAATTTCGCTCACAGAGCAAATGCAGATATAGAAGAAAGTATACGTGAACTCAAACATTATAAAGAAAAcatgtttaaattaaatgaataa
- the LOC143914443 gene encoding putative oligoribonuclease isoform X1: MWLMRLWRPVFSSSLSHLRISCNTRTFTQQVPICRVMSGSLLNKDNIVWMDLEMTGLDINKDTIMEIGCAITDSELNVLAKGPNIIIHHDEKSLNSMDEWCVMHHGMSGLTEACKNSKINLNTAETEILAFIKNYAPEKKCPLAGNSVYMDRLFLRKYMPRVDNHLHYRIIDVSTVKEICRRWNVNVYKNMPSKNFAHRANADIEESIRELKHYKENMFKLNE, translated from the exons ATGTGGTTGATGCGGTTGTGGCGACCGGTCTTTTCAAGTTCTTTAAGCCACTTGCGAATATCTTGTAATACACGAACCTTCACCCAACAGGTGCCCATCTGTCgagt AATGTCTGGTAGTCTGCTAAATAAGGATAACATTGTGTGGATGGACCTCGAAATGACTGGATTGGACATAAACAAAGATACAATAATGGAGATCGGATGTGCTATTACTGATTCGGAACTGAATGTATTAGCTAAAGGACCCAATATTATTATACACCATGATGAAAAGTCATTGAATTCAATGGATGAATGGTGTGTTATGCACCATGGAAtg AGTGGCTTAACCGAGGCatgtaaaaattctaaaattaacTTGAATACAGCCGAGACAGAAATTttagcatttataaaaaattatgctCCCGAAAAGAAATGCCCTTTAGCAGGAAATAGTGTATATATGGATCGtctatttttaagaaaatatatgCCTCGTGTAGATAATCACTTACATTATAGAATAATTGACGTATCCACTGTGAAAGAAATTTGTCGACGGTGGAATGTCAATGTGTACAAAAATATGCCATCAAAAAATTTCGCTCACAGAGCAAATGCAGATATAGAAGAAAGTATACGTGAACTCAAACATTATAAAGAAAAcatgtttaaattaaatgaataa
- the LOC143914444 gene encoding succinate dehydrogenase cytochrome b560 subunit-like, translated as MLSVRAIGNQLFSKNFANLRVMSHPISLKIQKAKNEIIEDHDIHNMKLGRPLSPHLTIYSPQLTSMLSISHRITGMALSGYMMALGIGAVVLPNDISYYATMMDGQFSSVTLLAMKFVIAFPLCYHWTNGIRHLTWDTGKYLTNSGVNNTGYIMLGISSLLTAVVASL; from the exons ATGCTGTCCGTACGAGCGATTGGAAACCAGCTGTTTTCCAAAAACTTTGCTAATCTTAGAGTTATGTCTCACCCCATTTCGCTAAAAATCCAAAAAGCTAAAAATGAGATCATCGAAGACCACGATATACACAACATGAAATTAGGACGACCATTATCTCCACATCTCACTATTTATTCTCCGCAGCTCACCAGCATGCTGTCAATTTCCCACAGAATTACAG GTATGGCTTTATCGGGATACATGATGGCTTTGGGTATCGGAGCAGTAGTTTTGCCTAATGATATTAGTTACTATGCTACAATGATGGACGGTCAATTTTCGTCTGTCACCTTGCTGGCAATGAAATTTGTCATAGCTTTCCCGCTCTGTTATCATTGGACGAATGGAATCAGGCATTTGACATGGGACACCGGAAAGTACTTGACAAACAGCGGCGTTAACAATACAGGATATATTATGCTTGGTATTAGTTCCTTGCTCACAGCTGTGGTTGCTAGTCTTTAg